One window of the Anaeromyxobacter dehalogenans 2CP-C genome contains the following:
- a CDS encoding D-cysteine desulfhydrase family protein, with translation MPATREPATLNLPPRVPLARLPTPIEPSPRLGAALGLDLLYKRDDLTGLELSGNKARKLEYLLAEAEAAGADTVVTCGGVQSNHCRATAFAAAKRGLRAVLLLRVPDPARPPAPEANVLLDLLAGAELRWVSHDEYRRRAERMDAVASELRAAGRRAYVIPEGGSSPLGSLGYLLAVAELRRQLPEAWRSGPLTLAYAAGSGGTGAGLELGVRALGWKDARPVGFAVCNDAAYFRATIAALCADARRRWPALPEVPADEIRIDDGFIGPGYAQATPEGLEIIRRAAREDGVLLDPVYTGKAMLGLAARAREPGGLPAPRVVFFHTGGAFGLFPFASALTG, from the coding sequence ATGCCGGCCACCCGCGAACCCGCCACCCTGAACCTGCCCCCGCGCGTGCCGCTCGCCCGGCTGCCCACGCCCATCGAGCCGTCGCCGCGGCTCGGGGCCGCGCTCGGGCTCGACCTCCTCTACAAGCGCGACGACCTCACCGGCCTCGAGCTGTCCGGCAACAAGGCGCGGAAGCTGGAGTACCTGCTCGCCGAGGCCGAGGCGGCGGGGGCGGACACGGTGGTCACCTGCGGCGGCGTGCAGTCCAACCACTGCCGCGCCACGGCGTTCGCGGCCGCGAAGCGCGGGCTGCGCGCGGTGCTCCTGCTGCGCGTGCCGGACCCGGCGCGGCCGCCCGCGCCCGAGGCGAACGTGCTGCTCGATCTCCTGGCCGGCGCGGAGCTCCGCTGGGTCTCGCACGACGAGTACCGGCGCCGCGCCGAGCGCATGGACGCGGTGGCCTCGGAGCTGCGCGCGGCCGGGCGGCGGGCCTACGTGATCCCGGAGGGCGGCTCGTCGCCGCTGGGGAGCCTGGGCTACCTGCTGGCCGTGGCGGAGCTGCGGCGGCAGCTCCCGGAGGCGTGGCGGAGCGGGCCGCTGACGCTCGCCTACGCCGCGGGCTCGGGCGGCACCGGCGCCGGGCTCGAGCTCGGGGTGCGCGCGCTGGGGTGGAAGGACGCGCGACCGGTGGGCTTCGCGGTGTGCAACGACGCGGCGTACTTCCGCGCGACGATCGCGGCGCTGTGCGCCGACGCGCGCCGGCGGTGGCCGGCGCTGCCCGAGGTGCCCGCGGACGAGATCCGGATCGACGACGGGTTCATCGGCCCGGGCTACGCCCAGGCGACGCCGGAGGGGCTGGAGATCATCCGCCGCGCGGCGCGCGAGGACGGGGTGCTCCTCGATCCGGTCTACACCGGAAAGGCGATGCTCGGTCTGGCCGCGCGGGCGCGCGAGCCGGGTGGCCTGCCCGCGCCGCGCGTCGTGTTCTTCCACACCGGCGGCGCGTTCGGCCTCTTCCCGTTCGCGAGCGCGCTGACCGGCTGA
- a CDS encoding ACT domain-containing protein produces MPRVKQISAWVTDRPGVMGEVADALGRKGVSIRAFMASVLDGRGFLRMVVDKPAAARRALTAHGWEITEDEVVEVTLPDRPGALGEVADRLGAKGINVQYAYVGTAGSAKQVNLYLAVADVAAALRALR; encoded by the coding sequence ATGCCGAGGGTCAAGCAGATCTCCGCGTGGGTGACGGATCGCCCGGGGGTGATGGGCGAGGTGGCCGACGCGCTGGGCCGGAAGGGCGTGAGCATCCGCGCCTTCATGGCGAGCGTGCTGGACGGGCGCGGCTTCCTCCGGATGGTGGTGGACAAGCCGGCCGCGGCGCGGCGGGCGCTGACGGCGCACGGCTGGGAGATCACCGAGGACGAGGTCGTCGAGGTGACGCTGCCGGACCGGCCGGGCGCGCTCGGCGAGGTCGCGGACCGGCTGGGCGCGAAGGGCATCAACGTCCAGTACGCCTACGTCGGGACCGCGGGCAGCGCGAAGCAGGTGAACCTCTACCTCGCCGTGGCCGACGTCGCGGCCGCGCTGCGGGCGCTCCGGTGA
- a CDS encoding patatin-like phospholipase family protein: MGHTGLVLTGGGARAAYQVGALRALADIAGPGPIPFGVLAGISAGAINGAVLGCGAADFAAAAERLQATWASLTPDRVFRTGALALAGVGGRWIRDLSAGGLVGKTGINYLLDPSPLRALLAGALPMGRLRRHLRTGRLRAVALSATNYHTGAGVTFFEGAPDIEPWIRSTRVGVRARLTLDHVMASAAIPVFFPPVRIERTFYGDGCVRMICPLSPAIHLGAERIVAISVRHLRSAAETARDEVRATDDALPVSEIAGVLLNAVFLDSLDSDVERLERINRTLALIPRERLGRGELELREVPVLVLRPSLDLGKLAADEYGRFPRMLRYLLKGIGATGHAGEDLLSYLAFEPVYVHRVMDLGYADTMARRAEVEAFLSPGERGDRRERSGRAAGGLRAR, encoded by the coding sequence GTGGGTCACACCGGTCTCGTCCTGACGGGCGGCGGCGCCCGGGCGGCGTACCAGGTCGGCGCCCTCCGCGCGCTCGCGGACATCGCCGGGCCGGGGCCGATCCCCTTCGGTGTGCTGGCCGGGATCAGCGCCGGCGCCATCAACGGCGCGGTGCTGGGTTGCGGCGCGGCCGACTTCGCGGCGGCGGCCGAGCGGCTCCAGGCCACCTGGGCCTCGCTCACGCCGGATCGCGTGTTCCGCACCGGCGCGCTGGCGCTGGCCGGGGTGGGCGGCCGGTGGATCCGCGATCTCTCCGCGGGCGGGCTCGTCGGCAAGACCGGCATCAACTACCTGCTCGACCCCTCGCCGCTGCGCGCGCTGCTCGCCGGCGCGCTGCCGATGGGCCGGCTGCGGCGCCACCTGCGCACCGGCCGGCTGCGCGCGGTGGCGCTCTCGGCCACGAACTACCACACCGGCGCGGGCGTGACGTTCTTCGAGGGCGCGCCGGACATCGAGCCGTGGATCCGCTCGACGCGCGTCGGCGTGCGGGCGCGGCTCACGCTCGACCACGTGATGGCCTCGGCCGCCATCCCGGTCTTCTTCCCGCCGGTGCGGATCGAGCGGACGTTCTACGGGGACGGCTGCGTCCGCATGATCTGCCCGCTCAGCCCGGCCATCCACCTCGGGGCGGAGCGGATCGTGGCCATCAGCGTGCGCCACCTGCGCAGCGCGGCGGAGACCGCGCGGGACGAGGTGCGCGCCACGGACGACGCGCTGCCGGTCTCGGAGATCGCGGGCGTGCTGCTGAACGCGGTCTTCCTCGACTCGCTCGACTCGGACGTGGAGCGGCTCGAGCGCATCAACCGGACGCTGGCGCTCATCCCCCGGGAGCGGCTCGGCCGCGGCGAGCTGGAGCTGCGCGAGGTGCCGGTGCTCGTGCTCCGTCCGTCGCTCGACCTCGGGAAGCTCGCCGCCGACGAGTACGGCCGCTTCCCGCGCATGCTCCGGTACCTGCTGAAGGGCATCGGCGCCACCGGCCACGCCGGCGAGGACCTGCTCAGCTACCTGGCGTTCGAGCCGGTGTACGTGCACCGGGTGATGGACCTCGGCTACGCGGACACCATGGCGCGCCGCGCCGAGGTGGAGGCGTTCCTGTCGCCCGGCGAGCGCGGCGATCGGCGAGAGCGGAGCGGCCGCGCCGCGGGCGGGCTACGCGCGCGGTGA
- a CDS encoding DMT family transporter: MLRSRLLLLAAAGLWSTAGAAMKLCDLSGWQIAGGRSLVAGVFLLVAVPQARRRPSRGVLLVSVAYAATVVLFALANKLTTSANAIFIQDTAPLWVLLLSPALLGERPARSELLAVPVFGAGLALFFLDELTPGQLTGNVVALGSGVAFALCILGLRRLNAAGAPALVWGNLLAAAVALPLWPTGPAPRPLDLALVAYLGVFQLGLAYLCFARGLEKVPALEASLLVLLEPVLNPIWTFLLAGERPGPWALAGGAVVLAATAWRTLAPALLAPRLRAGSPRA; encoded by the coding sequence ATGCTGCGCAGCCGCCTCCTGCTCCTCGCCGCCGCCGGGCTCTGGTCCACGGCCGGCGCCGCCATGAAGCTGTGCGACCTGTCCGGCTGGCAGATCGCCGGCGGCCGCTCGCTGGTGGCGGGCGTGTTCCTCCTGGTCGCCGTCCCCCAGGCGCGCCGCCGCCCCTCGCGCGGCGTGCTGCTCGTCTCGGTGGCCTACGCGGCGACCGTCGTCCTGTTCGCGCTCGCGAACAAGCTCACCACCTCCGCGAACGCGATCTTCATCCAGGACACCGCGCCGCTGTGGGTGCTGCTGCTCTCGCCCGCGCTGCTCGGCGAGCGGCCCGCCCGCAGCGAGCTGCTCGCGGTGCCGGTCTTCGGCGCCGGCCTGGCGCTGTTCTTCCTCGACGAGCTGACGCCGGGCCAGCTGACCGGGAACGTGGTGGCGCTCGGGTCGGGCGTGGCGTTCGCGCTCTGCATCCTCGGCCTGCGCCGGCTGAACGCGGCCGGCGCGCCCGCGCTGGTGTGGGGCAACCTGCTCGCGGCCGCGGTGGCGCTGCCGCTCTGGCCCACCGGCCCGGCGCCGCGCCCGCTCGACCTGGCGCTGGTCGCGTACCTGGGCGTCTTCCAGCTCGGGCTCGCCTACCTGTGCTTCGCGCGCGGGCTGGAGAAGGTCCCGGCGCTGGAGGCGTCGCTGCTGGTGCTGCTCGAGCCGGTGCTCAACCCGATCTGGACGTTCCTGCTCGCCGGCGAGCGGCCCGGCCCGTGGGCGCTGGCGGGCGGCGCGGTGGTGCTGGCCGCGACCGCCTGGCGCACGCTGGCCCCGGCGCTGCTCGCGCCCAGGCTGCGGGCCGGCTCACCGCGCGCGTAG
- the lysS gene encoding homocitrate synthase: MTKSTWKLIDSTLREGEQFAHGTFRTEDKLEIARALDTFGVEYVEVTSPAASPQSQRDAVQIVKLGLGARVITHSRCVLDDVRAAIDTGVRGIGLLFATSRILRESSHGKSIQQIIDAMGPPIELALKAGLETRFSAEDAFRSEVTDLVAVYQAAERLGVHRVGIADTVGIATPRQVFALVREIRRAVRCDIGFHGHNDTGCAIANAYEALAAGATHVDVAVLGIGERVGITPLGGIIARMFSIEPQSVAERYRLGQLRELERLVARVTGIEVPFNNYVTGETAYSHKAGMHLKAMMANPGSYEIIPPEAFGLTRRLILGSRLTGRHAIAYRAREMGITFGESELKALTKRIKELADAGELSEEQIDRVLRDWVTA; the protein is encoded by the coding sequence ATGACCAAGTCCACCTGGAAGCTCATCGACTCGACGCTCCGTGAGGGCGAGCAGTTCGCCCACGGGACGTTCCGCACCGAGGACAAGCTCGAGATCGCGCGCGCGCTCGACACGTTCGGGGTCGAGTACGTCGAGGTGACCAGCCCGGCCGCGTCGCCGCAGTCGCAGCGCGACGCCGTGCAGATCGTGAAGCTGGGGCTGGGCGCGCGGGTCATCACCCACTCGCGCTGCGTCCTCGACGACGTGCGCGCCGCCATCGACACCGGGGTCCGCGGCATCGGCCTGCTGTTCGCGACCAGCCGCATCCTGCGCGAGTCCTCCCACGGCAAGTCGATCCAGCAGATCATCGACGCCATGGGGCCGCCCATCGAGCTGGCGCTGAAGGCCGGGCTCGAGACGCGCTTCTCCGCCGAGGACGCGTTCCGGAGCGAGGTGACGGACCTGGTGGCGGTCTACCAGGCCGCCGAGCGGCTCGGCGTCCACCGCGTCGGCATCGCCGACACGGTGGGCATCGCCACCCCGCGCCAGGTCTTCGCGCTGGTGCGCGAGATCCGGCGCGCGGTCCGCTGCGACATCGGCTTCCACGGCCACAACGACACCGGGTGCGCGATCGCCAACGCCTACGAGGCGCTGGCCGCCGGCGCCACCCACGTGGACGTGGCGGTGCTGGGGATCGGCGAGCGCGTCGGCATCACCCCGCTCGGCGGGATCATCGCGCGCATGTTCTCGATCGAGCCGCAGTCGGTGGCGGAGCGCTACCGGCTGGGCCAGCTCCGCGAGCTGGAGCGGCTGGTGGCGCGGGTGACCGGCATCGAGGTCCCGTTCAACAACTACGTGACCGGCGAGACCGCCTACTCGCACAAGGCCGGGATGCACCTGAAGGCCATGATGGCGAACCCGGGCTCCTACGAGATCATCCCGCCGGAGGCGTTCGGCCTCACCCGGCGGCTGATCCTGGGCAGCCGCCTCACCGGCCGGCACGCCATCGCCTACCGGGCGCGCGAGATGGGGATCACGTTCGGCGAGAGCGAGCTGAAGGCGCTCACCAAGCGCATCAAGGAGCTGGCGGACGCCGGCGAGCTGTCGGAAGAGCAGATCGATCGCGTCCTCCGGGACTGGGTGACTGCTTGA
- a CDS encoding GNAT family N-acetyltransferase has product MFQVKQESPFPGLADRWAAADGPDAETLELTREALAAVRPGDRAEVAPLVEILLGRLDGPRRAQARRALLALLDGARRRLFTSQLRPDDVDPWLELLFPVIARADCTLGEVLRSREETDPKTVAIRVLGQDACELTVADVARRTRAIARGILALVDDHPDARVAILSENCLEAALSDLACLTNGIVDYPLPANAVAEQVVFMLKHSGARVLLASDEEQVAKVLPSLPALPELREIVVFSRAAAERNGLLSLEQMIGQGADFDDDARAARAGRVRSGDVATVMYTSGTTGKPKGIVFTHQNLVTKRLARGYALREVGEGDVFLCYLPLYHTFGRWLELTGTLWWGATYVFARSTAQGPLLEDFKRVKPTVFISVPKKWMELHDAAVWEAASDDPDDVAAHLRVITGGRLRTGLSAAGYLDPVVFRAFHRAGTELCSGYGMTEATGGVTMTPVGEYVDGSIGKPLPGIECRRADDGELLIRGPYVSPGYYHPGPNDHGADADGWFGTGDLVSVDPAGHFHITGRKKEIYKNRQGQTIAPQRVENLFRDFEAISQAFLVGDHREYNTLLVWPNQQSAAVQGRSPDEQRELLGSLVASANRFLAPFERVVAFQVLPRALDDAHGELTHKLTFKREAVEKNWKDLIERMYEQKHLALALDGFFLRIPNWVLREMGVLQHEVALDGGQLRAGERSLRIGPDPAAPGALRIGDLAYAAEGTVIDLGALLARPSLWLGNQGLRAFLGEEAFLSLVSRRRKGSVDLRLDARLWPAPPAERLRDMLDVVDAGEVTFHSIHVAGELLRAERPEARRAISHLHIGLAAAQSEHASLCRALLRRAADAPDEDVRRRAFRVLLPNEDAAETLSTVRLFLDRMGAMALRDEDLADLGERGLSDAQVQVLLAHLASDRANAAPADPSDRRLLVGAMRLLTACAIAHPVYFGRVRVPLARLTLHEDPEVAARAGEELDRLRRGFSNFVGPNLRLAIDPQTGVEYGWHHVLVFDDSVPAQVRPSLLSAFEDATIVRASVFELGRGVLLSLADIPPGGLAVSLLGRQHGKSVYRVSIHTRAREVFDFAMNVAEDMTFAELRQEVNWLLAAGAPPPLVEKFGGYFAEWGIFTEEFIPGSDVERQVARLVRQGETRRLQLLWPFLVWTAVEGHVRFWDRTGRRLALREPSPAAFIVPSHDYHSGARLVSISDRSPCAGFDELLDRFEDAFIERIERSRPELRGGADEAIVLSAVVEALGLERGVALLEEVSQTSRRAVAIETFLERLREGGFTPQRVHFAARRYRRWLDVNPQATFEAQGKMLGELWGTYRLSEVETAWPDTRVRFFRQTVFAGVRPELGAALDRIMNRARVLPAGGLDLEEQVAAVRSAARPTSEEDYFLARMTYRYLAPTDEVALISMPSGGHYVTEVVVALTDEAGERFTVRGPVSPREVARLLHMFHESNLQVTFTTEHEFLLCLDPKDTVIGGLFYRQVAPDRVHMEKLVVGRRLRGRGVADGLMREFARRLKARGVRRMETGYFQPEYLRRFGFRTDPTSGGLVREIEPDDFPL; this is encoded by the coding sequence ATGTTCCAGGTCAAGCAGGAGTCCCCGTTCCCAGGGCTGGCCGACCGCTGGGCGGCCGCGGACGGCCCCGACGCCGAGACGCTGGAGCTGACGCGCGAGGCGCTCGCCGCCGTCCGGCCCGGCGACCGGGCGGAGGTCGCGCCGCTCGTCGAGATCCTCCTGGGCCGGCTCGACGGCCCCCGCCGCGCCCAGGCGCGCCGCGCGCTCCTCGCGCTCCTCGACGGCGCCCGCCGCCGCCTGTTCACCAGCCAGCTCCGGCCCGACGACGTGGACCCGTGGCTGGAGCTGCTGTTCCCGGTCATCGCGCGGGCCGACTGCACGCTCGGCGAGGTGCTCCGCTCGCGCGAGGAGACCGACCCGAAGACGGTGGCGATCCGGGTCCTCGGGCAGGACGCCTGCGAGCTGACCGTCGCCGACGTGGCCCGGCGGACGCGGGCCATCGCGCGCGGCATCCTGGCGCTGGTGGACGACCACCCGGACGCGCGGGTGGCGATCCTCTCCGAGAACTGCCTCGAGGCGGCCCTGTCCGACCTCGCCTGCCTCACCAACGGCATCGTGGACTACCCGCTCCCCGCGAACGCGGTGGCCGAGCAGGTGGTGTTCATGCTGAAGCACTCCGGGGCGCGGGTGCTGCTCGCCTCCGACGAGGAGCAGGTCGCGAAGGTGCTCCCCTCGCTGCCCGCCCTCCCCGAGCTGCGCGAGATCGTGGTGTTCTCCCGCGCGGCGGCGGAGCGCAACGGCCTGCTCTCGCTCGAGCAGATGATCGGCCAGGGGGCGGACTTCGACGACGACGCGCGGGCGGCGCGCGCCGGCCGCGTCCGGTCCGGCGACGTCGCCACGGTGATGTACACCTCGGGCACCACCGGGAAGCCCAAGGGCATCGTCTTCACGCACCAGAACCTGGTGACCAAGCGGCTCGCGCGCGGGTACGCGCTGCGCGAGGTGGGCGAGGGCGACGTCTTCCTCTGCTACCTGCCGCTCTACCACACGTTCGGCCGCTGGCTCGAGCTCACCGGGACGCTGTGGTGGGGCGCGACCTACGTGTTCGCCCGCTCCACCGCGCAGGGGCCGCTGCTCGAGGACTTCAAGCGGGTGAAGCCCACCGTCTTCATCTCGGTCCCGAAGAAGTGGATGGAGCTGCACGACGCGGCGGTCTGGGAGGCCGCCTCCGACGACCCCGACGACGTGGCCGCGCACCTGCGCGTCATCACCGGCGGCCGCCTCCGCACCGGCCTCTCGGCGGCCGGCTACCTCGACCCGGTGGTGTTCCGCGCCTTCCACCGCGCGGGCACCGAGCTCTGCTCCGGCTACGGCATGACCGAGGCCACCGGCGGCGTGACCATGACGCCGGTGGGCGAGTACGTGGACGGCTCGATCGGCAAGCCGCTCCCCGGCATCGAGTGCCGCCGCGCCGACGACGGCGAGCTGCTCATCCGCGGCCCGTACGTCTCGCCCGGCTACTACCACCCCGGCCCGAACGACCACGGGGCGGACGCCGACGGCTGGTTCGGCACCGGCGACCTGGTCTCCGTCGATCCCGCCGGCCACTTCCACATCACCGGCCGCAAGAAGGAGATCTACAAGAACCGCCAGGGCCAGACAATCGCGCCGCAGCGCGTGGAGAACCTGTTCCGCGACTTCGAGGCCATCTCGCAGGCGTTCCTGGTCGGCGATCACCGCGAGTACAACACGCTGCTGGTCTGGCCGAACCAGCAGTCGGCCGCGGTCCAGGGCCGCTCGCCCGACGAGCAGCGCGAGCTGCTCGGGTCGCTGGTCGCGAGCGCGAACCGGTTCCTGGCGCCGTTCGAGCGCGTGGTGGCGTTTCAGGTGCTGCCGCGCGCCCTCGACGACGCGCACGGCGAGCTGACCCACAAGCTCACGTTCAAGCGCGAGGCGGTGGAGAAGAACTGGAAGGACCTCATCGAGCGGATGTACGAGCAGAAGCACCTCGCGCTCGCGCTCGACGGCTTCTTCCTGCGCATCCCGAACTGGGTCCTGCGCGAGATGGGCGTGCTCCAGCACGAGGTCGCGCTCGACGGCGGCCAGCTCCGCGCCGGCGAGCGCAGCCTGCGCATCGGCCCGGATCCGGCCGCCCCCGGCGCGCTCCGCATCGGCGACCTCGCCTACGCGGCCGAGGGGACCGTCATCGACCTGGGCGCGCTGCTCGCCCGCCCCTCGCTGTGGCTCGGGAACCAGGGGCTGCGCGCGTTCCTGGGCGAGGAGGCGTTCCTCTCGCTCGTGTCCCGCCGCCGCAAGGGCAGCGTGGATCTCCGCCTGGACGCGCGCCTCTGGCCGGCGCCGCCGGCGGAGCGGCTGCGCGACATGCTCGACGTGGTGGACGCCGGCGAGGTGACGTTCCACTCCATCCACGTGGCCGGCGAGCTGCTGCGCGCCGAGCGCCCCGAGGCGCGCCGCGCCATCAGCCACCTCCACATCGGCCTCGCCGCCGCGCAGAGCGAGCACGCCTCGCTGTGCCGCGCGCTGCTGCGCCGGGCCGCCGACGCGCCCGACGAGGACGTGCGGCGCCGCGCGTTCCGGGTGCTCCTGCCCAACGAGGACGCGGCCGAGACGCTCTCGACGGTGCGCCTGTTCCTCGACCGGATGGGCGCGATGGCCCTGCGGGACGAGGACCTGGCCGACCTGGGCGAGCGCGGCCTCTCCGACGCGCAGGTCCAGGTGCTGCTCGCCCACCTCGCCTCCGACCGCGCCAACGCCGCGCCGGCGGATCCCTCCGACCGGCGGCTGCTGGTGGGCGCGATGCGCCTGCTCACCGCCTGCGCCATCGCGCACCCGGTCTACTTCGGCCGCGTGCGCGTGCCGCTCGCCCGGCTCACGCTGCACGAGGATCCCGAGGTGGCGGCCCGCGCCGGCGAGGAGCTGGACCGCCTGCGGCGCGGGTTCTCCAACTTCGTCGGCCCCAACCTGCGGCTGGCGATCGACCCGCAGACCGGCGTCGAGTACGGCTGGCACCACGTGCTGGTGTTCGACGACAGCGTGCCGGCGCAGGTGCGCCCGTCGCTGCTCTCGGCCTTCGAGGACGCCACCATCGTGCGCGCCTCGGTGTTCGAGCTGGGGCGCGGGGTGCTGCTCTCGCTCGCCGACATCCCGCCGGGCGGCCTGGCGGTCTCGCTGCTGGGGCGGCAGCACGGCAAGAGCGTCTACCGCGTCTCCATCCACACCCGCGCGCGCGAGGTCTTCGACTTCGCCATGAACGTGGCGGAGGACATGACCTTCGCCGAGCTGCGCCAGGAGGTGAACTGGCTGCTCGCCGCCGGCGCGCCGCCGCCGCTGGTGGAGAAGTTCGGCGGCTACTTCGCCGAGTGGGGCATCTTCACCGAGGAGTTCATCCCCGGCTCCGACGTGGAGCGGCAGGTGGCGCGGCTGGTGCGCCAGGGCGAGACGCGGCGCCTCCAGCTCCTCTGGCCGTTCCTGGTGTGGACCGCGGTGGAGGGGCACGTCCGGTTCTGGGACCGCACCGGCCGGCGGCTCGCGCTGCGCGAGCCCTCGCCGGCCGCGTTCATCGTGCCCTCGCACGACTACCACTCCGGCGCGCGCCTGGTGTCGATCTCCGACCGCTCCCCCTGCGCCGGCTTCGACGAGCTGCTCGACCGCTTCGAGGACGCGTTCATCGAGCGCATCGAGCGGTCGCGGCCCGAGCTGAGGGGCGGCGCCGACGAGGCCATCGTCCTGTCCGCGGTGGTGGAGGCGCTCGGGCTGGAGCGGGGCGTCGCGCTGCTCGAGGAGGTGTCGCAGACCTCGCGGCGCGCGGTCGCCATCGAGACGTTCCTGGAGCGGCTGCGCGAGGGCGGCTTCACCCCGCAGCGCGTCCACTTCGCGGCCCGGCGCTACCGGCGCTGGCTGGACGTGAACCCGCAGGCGACGTTCGAGGCCCAGGGGAAGATGCTCGGCGAGCTGTGGGGCACCTACCGGCTGTCCGAGGTCGAGACCGCCTGGCCGGACACCCGGGTGCGCTTCTTCCGCCAGACCGTGTTCGCGGGCGTGCGCCCGGAGCTGGGCGCCGCGCTCGACCGCATCATGAACCGGGCCCGCGTGCTCCCCGCCGGCGGCCTGGACCTGGAGGAGCAGGTGGCCGCGGTGCGCAGCGCCGCGCGGCCGACCTCCGAGGAGGACTACTTCCTCGCCCGCATGACGTACCGGTACCTGGCGCCCACCGACGAGGTGGCGCTCATCTCCATGCCGTCGGGCGGCCACTACGTCACCGAGGTGGTGGTGGCGCTCACCGACGAGGCGGGTGAGCGCTTCACCGTGCGCGGCCCGGTGTCGCCGCGCGAGGTGGCCCGCCTGCTCCACATGTTCCACGAGTCGAACCTGCAGGTGACCTTCACCACCGAGCACGAGTTCCTGCTCTGCCTCGACCCGAAGGACACCGTCATCGGAGGGCTCTTCTACCGGCAGGTGGCGCCGGACCGCGTGCACATGGAGAAGCTGGTGGTGGGGCGGCGCCTCCGCGGGCGCGGCGTGGCCGACGGCCTGATGCGCGAGTTCGCGCGGCGGCTCAAGGCGCGCGGCGTGCGCCGGATGGAGACCGGCTACTTCCAGCCGGAGTACCTGCGCCGCTTCGGCTTCCGCACCGACCCCACCTCGGGCGGCCTGGTCCGCGAGATCGAGCCCGACGACTTCCCGCTCTAG
- the gnd gene encoding phosphogluconate dehydrogenase (NAD(+)-dependent, decarboxylating) encodes MDIGMVGLGRMGGRMARRLLRGGHRVVGFDPDAHAVAELAADGGAGAASLDALVAALAPPRAVWLMVPAGAPTEQAIASLAERLGSGDVVVDGGNSWFKDDVRRAELLRARGVRFLDAGTSGGVAGLERGYCLMVGGDREAFDRLEPVLRTLAPGRASAPPTPGRTAGGTAEEGYLYCGPAGAGHFVKMIHNGVEYGLMQAYAEGFDLLRGAAGEGMPEAIRYRLDLAEVAELWRRGSVVTSWLLDLSAAALARDPGLDAFEGAVADSGEGRWTIQAAVEEGVAAPALSAALFARFRSRRAHTFGEKLLSAMRRGFGGHHEAVKGGSR; translated from the coding sequence ATGGACATCGGGATGGTGGGCCTGGGGCGGATGGGCGGCCGGATGGCGCGCAGGCTGCTCCGCGGAGGTCACCGGGTGGTCGGGTTCGACCCGGATGCGCACGCGGTGGCGGAGCTGGCGGCCGACGGAGGGGCGGGGGCCGCGTCGCTGGACGCGCTGGTGGCGGCGCTGGCCCCGCCGCGCGCGGTCTGGCTGATGGTGCCGGCGGGCGCGCCCACCGAGCAGGCGATCGCGTCGCTGGCGGAGCGGCTCGGGTCCGGGGACGTCGTGGTGGACGGGGGGAACTCCTGGTTCAAGGACGACGTGCGGCGGGCCGAGCTGCTGCGGGCGCGGGGCGTGCGGTTCCTCGACGCCGGGACGAGCGGCGGGGTGGCCGGGCTGGAGCGCGGCTACTGCCTGATGGTCGGCGGGGATCGCGAGGCGTTCGACCGGCTCGAGCCGGTGCTCCGGACGCTCGCGCCCGGCCGCGCCTCGGCGCCGCCCACGCCCGGACGCACCGCCGGCGGGACCGCCGAGGAGGGCTACCTGTACTGCGGCCCGGCCGGCGCCGGCCACTTCGTGAAGATGATCCACAACGGCGTGGAGTACGGGCTCATGCAGGCGTACGCGGAGGGCTTCGACCTGCTGCGCGGCGCCGCCGGGGAGGGGATGCCCGAGGCGATCCGCTACCGGCTCGACCTCGCCGAGGTGGCCGAGCTGTGGCGGCGCGGGAGCGTGGTGACGTCTTGGCTGCTGGACCTCTCCGCCGCGGCCCTGGCGCGCGACCCCGGGCTGGACGCGTTCGAGGGCGCGGTGGCCGACTCGGGCGAGGGGCGCTGGACGATCCAGGCGGCGGTGGAGGAGGGCGTGGCGGCCCCGGCGCTCTCCGCGGCGCTGTTCGCGCGGTTCCGCTCGCGCCGGGCGCACACGTTCGGCGAGAAGCTGCTGAGCGCGATGCGCCGCGGGTTCGGCGGGCACCACGAGGCGGTGAAGGGAGGCTCGCGGTGA